One window from the genome of Cinclus cinclus unplaced genomic scaffold, bCinCin1.1 SCAFFOLD_32, whole genome shotgun sequence encodes:
- the LOC134057336 gene encoding olfactory receptor 14J1-like — LHYGTLLGSRACAHMAAAAWASAFLYSLLHTANTFSLPLCHGNALGQFFCEIPQILKLSCSHSYLRELALLAVSVCLVFGCFVFIVFSYVQIFRAVLRIPSEQGRHKAFSTCLPHLAVVSLFITAGTFSYLKPPSISSPSLDLALSVLYSVVPPGQFL, encoded by the exons ctgcactacgggaccctcctgggcagcagagcttgtgcccacatggcagcagctgcctgggccagtgcctttctctattccctgctgcacacagccaatacattttccctgccgctgtgccatggcaatgccctgggccagttcttctgtgaaatcccacagatcctcaaactctcctgctcacactcctacctcagggaacttgcGCTTCTTGCAGTTAGTGTCTGTTTGGTatttggctgttttgtgttcattgttttctcctatgtgcagatcttcagggctgtgctgaggatcccctctgagcagggaaggcacaaagccttttccacctgcctccctcacctggctgtggtgtCTCTGTTTATCACCGCTGGCACATTTagctacctgaagcccccctccatctcctccccatccctggatctggccctgtcagttctgtactcagtggtgcctcca GGGCAGTTCTtgtga